One genomic window of Streptomonospora nanhaiensis includes the following:
- a CDS encoding SLC13 family permease gives MSPQLLTILVLVAMFVIATVLPINIGALAFVAAFLVGTLALAMDTDTILAGFPADLFLTLVGVTYLFAIAKNNGTVDLLVRGAVRLVGGYVIAIPWIMFAITALLTAVGALSPAAVAIIAPIALGFAAKYRISPLLMGMMVVHGAQGGGFSPASVYGVTVNGIVAESDLPLAPLTLFFGSLLFNLAISAVLFLALGGHRLIGVHARDFEPAAVGAGAGGAGGTPAAPPSGSGSSGGQGAADAAPAATKDGAAAEAGAEKGAGGFRFDQAATIAGLVILGVLALGFGLDVGFVAITVTVVLALLSPAAQKGAISQISWSTVLLITGMLTFVGVMEEAGTIEYVGNGAAGLAAPLLVALLLCYIGGIVSAFASSAAILGATIPLAVPFLLQGDIGAVGVITALAVASTIVDVSPFSTNGALVLANATGIEPDRFYRQILVYSAVVVAIGPLLAWGVLVLPGWL, from the coding sequence ATGTCACCCCAACTTCTCACCATCCTCGTACTCGTGGCGATGTTCGTGATCGCCACCGTCCTCCCCATCAACATCGGCGCCCTGGCGTTCGTGGCCGCGTTCCTGGTGGGCACCCTCGCCCTGGCGATGGACACCGACACCATCCTCGCCGGGTTCCCCGCGGACCTGTTCCTCACCCTGGTCGGGGTCACCTACCTGTTCGCCATCGCCAAGAACAACGGCACCGTGGACCTGCTGGTCCGCGGCGCGGTGCGCCTGGTCGGCGGGTACGTGATCGCCATCCCGTGGATCATGTTCGCCATCACCGCCCTGCTCACGGCGGTGGGCGCGCTCAGCCCCGCCGCCGTCGCCATCATCGCCCCCATCGCGCTGGGGTTCGCGGCCAAGTACCGGATCAGCCCGCTGCTCATGGGCATGATGGTGGTGCACGGCGCCCAGGGCGGCGGGTTCTCGCCCGCGAGCGTGTACGGGGTCACGGTGAACGGCATCGTGGCCGAAAGCGACCTCCCCCTGGCCCCGCTCACCCTGTTCTTCGGCAGCCTGCTGTTCAACCTCGCCATCTCGGCGGTGCTGTTCCTGGCCCTGGGCGGGCACCGGCTGATCGGCGTGCACGCCCGCGACTTCGAGCCCGCGGCCGTCGGCGCCGGGGCGGGCGGCGCGGGCGGCACCCCGGCCGCGCCGCCGTCGGGCTCAGGCTCCTCGGGCGGGCAGGGCGCCGCGGACGCCGCCCCCGCCGCCACCAAGGACGGCGCGGCCGCCGAGGCCGGTGCGGAGAAGGGGGCCGGCGGCTTCCGGTTCGACCAGGCGGCGACCATCGCCGGACTCGTCATCCTGGGCGTCCTCGCGCTGGGCTTCGGGCTGGACGTCGGCTTCGTCGCCATCACCGTGACGGTGGTCCTGGCGCTGCTCTCCCCGGCCGCGCAGAAGGGCGCCATCAGCCAGATCAGCTGGTCCACGGTGCTGCTCATCACGGGCATGCTGACGTTCGTCGGCGTCATGGAGGAGGCCGGCACCATCGAGTACGTCGGCAACGGCGCCGCCGGGCTGGCGGCTCCGCTGCTGGTGGCGCTGCTGCTGTGCTACATCGGCGGCATCGTGTCGGCGTTCGCGTCCTCGGCGGCGATCCTGGGCGCCACCATCCCGCTGGCGGTGCCGTTCCTGCTCCAGGGCGACATCGGCGCGGTCGGGGTGATCACGGCGCTCGCGGTCGCCTCGACCATCGTGGACGTCAGCCCGTTCTCCACCAACGGCGCCCTGGTCCTGGCCAACGCCACCGGCATTGAGCCGGACCGGTTCTACCGCCAGATCCTGGTCTACAGCGCCGTCGTGGTGGCCATCGGCCCGCTGCTGGCCTGGGGCGTGCTGGTCCTGCCCGGCTGGCTGTAG
- a CDS encoding DUF1963 domain-containing protein, with amino-acid sequence MRPHDLKTSFHRLCATHLGADTGPRVAALARTGFHLDPVGDPADATGRFRFGGRALLDPGTPWPESEGRPMPLLAVVDTDALAPWLDLELPPGSGLLNVFYIGAEDDVADDIRAGEQARFESPVDWRVVPADSATAADTAPPAGGVVLPERPVRAAPMLALPDTSRVFGPPVADGPGDAEVWDAFERVWERLPDLADGDRALPPFANLPADLDEDTDESGHRAFGWPWPMQGGPMPDTGRIHLLQLDTDPAWTWADCGMVTFDIPAPALRAGDFTQVDCYLASC; translated from the coding sequence GTGCGACCACACGACCTCAAGACCAGCTTCCACCGGCTGTGCGCCACCCACCTGGGCGCGGACACGGGGCCGCGCGTGGCGGCGCTGGCCCGTACCGGCTTCCACCTCGACCCGGTCGGCGACCCCGCCGACGCCACGGGGCGGTTCCGCTTCGGTGGGCGGGCGCTCCTGGATCCCGGCACACCGTGGCCGGAGTCCGAGGGCCGCCCGATGCCCCTGCTCGCCGTCGTGGACACCGACGCGCTCGCGCCCTGGCTCGACCTCGAACTCCCGCCCGGCTCGGGCCTGCTCAACGTCTTCTACATCGGTGCCGAGGACGACGTCGCCGACGACATCCGGGCCGGCGAGCAGGCCCGCTTCGAGTCGCCGGTCGACTGGCGGGTGGTCCCCGCCGATTCCGCGACGGCGGCCGACACCGCGCCTCCCGCCGGCGGCGTGGTGCTCCCCGAGCGCCCCGTGCGCGCCGCCCCGATGCTCGCCCTGCCCGACACCTCCCGGGTCTTCGGCCCTCCGGTGGCCGACGGCCCCGGCGACGCGGAGGTGTGGGACGCCTTCGAACGCGTCTGGGAGCGACTGCCCGACCTCGCGGACGGCGACCGCGCCCTCCCGCCGTTCGCCAACCTCCCCGCGGACCTCGACGAGGACACCGACGAGTCCGGCCACCGCGCGTTCGGCTGGCCCTGGCCCATGCAGGGCGGCCCCATGCCCGACACCGGCCGGATCCACCTCCTCCAACTCGACACCGACCCCGCCTGGACCTGGGCCGACTGCGGCATGGTCACCTTCGACATCCCCGCCCCCGCCCTGCGCGCCGGCGATTTCACCCAGGTCGACTGCTACCTCGCGTCCTGCTGA
- a CDS encoding acetyl-coenzyme A carboxylase carboxyl transferase subunits beta/alpha: MASPRDHGRRLGARDLLAATLDPGSFRSWDTEPVDVRPDPAYAAELAAARERSGCDESVLTGEGRLRGRRVAVMVCEFRFLAGSIGIAAAERLVSAVERATAERLPLIAAPASGGTRMQEGTLAFLSMVKISAAIAAHKSAGLPYLVYLRHPTTGGVLASWGSQGHLTVAEPGALIGFLGPRVYEALYDRPFPEGVQTAENLYRRGLIDAVLEPADVPAIADRALNILLARPSGTPAGPGGAPLGADDPPVPDIPAWESITRSRRPDRPGVRKLLRRAAEDVVPLNGTGEGESDPGLLLALARFGDAPCVVLGQDRARQSMERPLGPAALREARRGMRVARELRLPLVTVIDTPGAALSKDAEERGMAGQIARCLAELVTLETPTLAVLLGQGTGGGALALAPADRVVAAQHAWLSPLPPEGASAIVHRTVDRAPDLAAAQGVRSRDLHANGVVDRVVPEHDDAADEPDAFCRRLGAVIRQELASLVTTDPATRTRSRHTRYRRLGLP, encoded by the coding sequence GTGGCGAGCCCGCGCGACCACGGCCGGAGACTGGGCGCCCGCGACCTCCTCGCGGCCACGCTCGACCCCGGCAGCTTCCGCTCCTGGGACACCGAACCGGTCGACGTCCGCCCCGACCCCGCCTACGCCGCCGAACTCGCCGCGGCGCGCGAACGCAGCGGGTGCGACGAGTCGGTGCTCACCGGCGAGGGGCGGCTGCGCGGCCGCCGGGTCGCCGTCATGGTGTGCGAGTTCCGCTTCCTGGCCGGATCGATCGGGATCGCCGCGGCCGAGCGGCTGGTCAGCGCGGTCGAGCGCGCCACCGCCGAGCGGCTGCCGCTGATCGCCGCCCCCGCCTCGGGCGGCACCCGCATGCAGGAGGGCACCCTGGCGTTCCTGTCCATGGTGAAGATCTCCGCCGCGATCGCCGCGCACAAGAGCGCGGGCCTGCCCTACCTCGTCTACCTGCGGCACCCCACCACCGGCGGCGTGCTCGCCTCGTGGGGCTCCCAGGGGCACCTGACCGTGGCCGAGCCCGGCGCGCTGATCGGCTTCCTCGGCCCGCGCGTGTACGAGGCGCTGTACGACCGCCCCTTCCCCGAAGGCGTCCAGACCGCCGAGAACCTCTACCGCCGCGGGCTGATCGACGCCGTGCTGGAGCCCGCCGACGTCCCCGCCATCGCCGACCGGGCGCTCAACATCCTGCTGGCCCGGCCCTCGGGCACGCCCGCCGGGCCCGGCGGCGCGCCGCTGGGCGCCGACGACCCGCCCGTGCCCGACATCCCCGCCTGGGAGTCCATCACGCGGTCCCGCCGCCCCGACCGGCCGGGCGTGCGCAAGCTGCTGCGCCGCGCGGCCGAGGACGTGGTTCCGCTCAACGGCACCGGCGAGGGGGAGTCCGACCCGGGCCTGCTGCTGGCGCTGGCCCGCTTCGGCGACGCCCCCTGCGTCGTGCTCGGCCAGGACCGCGCCCGCCAGTCGATGGAGCGGCCGCTGGGCCCGGCCGCGCTGCGCGAGGCGCGGCGCGGCATGCGCGTCGCGCGCGAGCTGCGCCTGCCGCTGGTCACCGTCATCGACACCCCCGGCGCCGCCCTGTCCAAGGACGCCGAGGAGCGCGGCATGGCCGGCCAGATCGCCCGCTGCCTGGCCGAACTCGTGACCCTGGAGACCCCGACCCTGGCGGTGCTGCTGGGCCAGGGCACCGGCGGCGGCGCGCTGGCCCTGGCCCCCGCCGACCGGGTGGTCGCGGCGCAGCACGCCTGGCTGTCGCCCCTGCCGCCCGAGGGCGCCAGCGCCATCGTCCACCGCACCGTCGACCGCGCCCCCGACCTCGCCGCCGCCCAGGGCGTGCGCTCCCGCGACCTGCACGCCAACGGCGTGGTCGACCGCGTGGTCCCCGAACACGACGACGCCGCCGACGAGCCCGACGCGTTCTGCCGCCGCCTGGGCGCCGTCATCCGCCAGGAGCTGGCATCCCTGGTCACCACCGACCCGGCCACCCGAACGCGGTCCCGCCACACCCGCTACCGCCGCCTGGGCCTGCCCTAG
- a CDS encoding DoxX family protein, with the protein MAHGWQKLTEMGLAGTAAGFGQMGVPLPTVSAWFATFVELVGGAALVLGLATPVVGVLLALNMLGAFVFVHAGNGLFVTENGFELVFALGAAALVLAAVGAGRVSLDHLIAPRLPRRSGRPTAGAAA; encoded by the coding sequence ATCGCCCACGGCTGGCAGAAGCTCACCGAGATGGGCCTGGCCGGGACCGCCGCGGGATTCGGCCAGATGGGCGTCCCGCTGCCCACCGTCAGCGCCTGGTTCGCGACGTTCGTCGAACTCGTGGGCGGCGCCGCACTGGTGCTCGGGCTCGCCACCCCCGTGGTCGGAGTGCTCCTGGCGCTCAACATGCTCGGCGCCTTCGTGTTCGTCCACGCCGGCAACGGGCTGTTCGTCACCGAGAACGGCTTCGAACTCGTTTTCGCCCTGGGCGCCGCGGCCCTCGTGCTCGCCGCCGTCGGCGCCGGGCGCGTCAGCCTCGACCACCTGATCGCCCCGCGCCTGCCCCGCCGCTCGGGCCGCCCGACGGCCGGCGCCGCGGCCTGA
- a CDS encoding cold-shock protein: MATGTVKWFNADKGFGFIAQDGGGPDVFAHYSNIQATGYRELTEGQAVRFDAVAGAKGPQAENITLA, translated from the coding sequence ATGGCGACCGGTACGGTCAAGTGGTTCAACGCTGACAAGGGTTTCGGCTTCATCGCGCAGGACGGCGGCGGCCCCGACGTCTTCGCCCACTACTCCAACATCCAGGCCACGGGCTACCGTGAGCTGACCGAGGGCCAGGCCGTGCGGTTCGACGCCGTCGCGGGCGCCAAGGGCCCCCAGGCCGAGAACATCACCCTGGCCTGA
- a CDS encoding SRPBCC family protein, translated as MITVARRVAADPASVWRVMSALDEWARMLPTVDAVSRVGDPGPVAVGSRFRVRQPGLAPAVYEVTDWRPEAGFTWEARTAGVRTVASHALVPDGAGTEIRLSIRWTGPGAWLARALFTRKTRAFLAAEADAFERLAQRPA; from the coding sequence ATGATCACCGTGGCACGGCGGGTCGCCGCCGACCCCGCGTCGGTCTGGCGGGTCATGAGCGCCCTGGACGAATGGGCCCGGATGCTGCCGACCGTCGACGCGGTCTCCCGGGTGGGCGACCCGGGCCCCGTCGCCGTCGGCAGCCGGTTCCGGGTGCGCCAGCCCGGCCTGGCCCCCGCCGTGTACGAGGTCACCGACTGGCGCCCCGAGGCAGGGTTCACCTGGGAGGCGCGCACGGCGGGGGTGCGCACCGTCGCCTCCCACGCCCTCGTGCCCGACGGCGCGGGCACCGAGATCCGCCTGTCCATCCGGTGGACCGGCCCCGGCGCCTGGCTCGCCCGCGCCCTGTTCACCCGCAAGACCCGCGCCTTCCTCGCCGCGGAGGCCGACGCCTTCGAGCGCCTGGCCCAGCGCCCGGCCTGA
- a CDS encoding TetR/AcrR family transcriptional regulator — translation MSDAREDLLDRVVAWLAEHGAGDTSMRTLAAGLGTSHRMLHYHFGSREALLGTVVERVERRERDALAALRASTADPFEAGMAFWARLADTAQVFAPLYFELAGHAMLSRPYARSWRRWLAEGWSAALARLFLDAGAAPDRAEALARLSLAQARGLLFELALTGDRPAADAAMRRFATMLRAEAAAAAGGAGQRGIR, via the coding sequence GTGAGCGACGCCCGCGAGGACCTGCTGGACCGGGTCGTCGCCTGGCTGGCCGAGCACGGCGCCGGCGACACCAGCATGCGCACCCTCGCGGCGGGCCTGGGCACCAGCCACCGGATGCTGCACTACCACTTCGGCTCGCGGGAGGCCCTGCTCGGCACGGTGGTCGAGCGGGTCGAGCGCCGCGAGCGCGACGCCCTCGCCGCGCTCCGCGCCTCGACCGCCGACCCCTTCGAGGCCGGGATGGCGTTCTGGGCCCGCCTCGCCGACACCGCCCAGGTCTTCGCGCCGCTGTACTTCGAGCTGGCCGGGCACGCCATGCTCAGCCGCCCCTACGCCCGCTCCTGGCGCCGCTGGCTGGCCGAGGGGTGGTCGGCGGCGCTGGCGCGGCTGTTCCTCGACGCGGGCGCCGCACCCGACCGCGCCGAGGCCCTGGCCCGGCTCTCCCTCGCCCAGGCGCGGGGCCTCCTGTTCGAACTGGCCCTGACCGGGGACCGTCCGGCCGCCGACGCCGCCATGCGGCGGTTCGCCACGATGCTGCGCGCCGAGGCGGCGGCGGCCGCGGGCGGGGCGGGTCAGCGGGGGATCCGGTAG
- a CDS encoding dihydrofolate reductase family protein, which produces MAVAVLDMSMSLDGYIAGPNDGPGNPGGDGFAPLHAWAFTPEGEVRTSGPGGELMAEVAAAGAILVGRRTAEQVDHWGGDHHGQGVPIFVPSHRPPGPSVAGYPLVTYVSGGIADAMARAKAAAGDRRVHVIGAYTGRRAIEEGVLDEVQIHLVPVLFGGGRRLFDVLPARVELEVVRVVDTPEATHIRYRIPR; this is translated from the coding sequence ATGGCGGTAGCGGTACTGGACATGTCGATGTCGCTGGACGGGTACATCGCGGGACCCAACGACGGCCCGGGCAACCCCGGAGGTGACGGGTTCGCCCCGCTGCACGCGTGGGCCTTCACCCCCGAGGGGGAGGTCCGCACCTCGGGGCCCGGCGGGGAGCTGATGGCCGAGGTCGCGGCGGCCGGGGCCATCCTGGTGGGGCGGCGCACCGCTGAGCAGGTGGACCACTGGGGCGGCGACCACCACGGCCAGGGGGTGCCGATCTTCGTGCCCAGCCACCGGCCGCCCGGACCGTCCGTGGCCGGCTATCCGCTGGTCACCTACGTGTCCGGTGGGATCGCCGACGCCATGGCGCGGGCGAAGGCCGCCGCCGGCGACCGCCGGGTGCACGTGATCGGCGCCTACACGGGGCGCCGCGCGATCGAGGAGGGGGTGCTGGACGAGGTGCAGATCCACCTGGTCCCGGTGCTCTTCGGGGGCGGGCGGCGGCTGTTCGACGTGCTGCCCGCGCGCGTGGAACTGGAGGTCGTCCGCGTGGTCGACACCCCCGAGGCCACCCACATCCGCTACCGGATCCCCCGCTGA